The nucleotide sequence AACGTTGTTTGGCTGCGTGATCCGTGAATAAGGTACTGTTGATTTCGTACAATTGCACTCCCGATGCAGGATTGAGGTTGGCTAAACCACCTGCATATACCCCCATCTCGGTAAGTTGGGTTTTAAATTCGAGCGGGGCTGCGGCTGTAGTTGCACTTAGAACATTACTGGAGTCCGATTCATTTCCGGCGGCATCCAATGCGATCACATAGATGCTATAAGTTGTTTCCTGATCCAGACCGGTAACGGATCCCGTATTTCCGGTCACTCCGGAAGTCGCGATTGAGCCATCAACATAAATATCATATCCCGTAACTCCAACATTATCTGCTGAGGCATCCCAACTCAGCTGTATGGCAGTTTCGGTAACCGTTGTTGCCATTAGGTTTTGAGGGGCCGAAGGATTTTCGGTATCGTCATTTACCGGAACATAGTTGTCGTCTTTGGAACAGGCAGAAATAAGAATAGCTCCAATCAGACAAATCAGAAAATATAAGTTTTTCATTTTCAATTCAATTTGGCATAAAAATATAAAAATGCTTCGATATGCAGTTATTGCCGTTGTTAAAAAAAATACTTGCCGATATGCCACACTTGCTCATTCAAAAGGGTCACTGCCTAAAAGTGTCTTTTCTGAAGTGATACAGAGTTATAGCTTCGGAAGAATTTTAAAATCAAGAATGATGAAAACAAAAATCTTATTTCTATTATTTCCGGTCTTACTGTTGGGTGTATACTTTTCAGTATTTAATTCCGAAGAACACCTTGCTGAAACAAAAAGATTGTTAAATCCAATTGAGGGTTGTGTATTTATGACCGTTATGGGAGAGCAATCTTCTAAGGATTTCAACGTCTACAAAACCCCGGATAATATGTCGTTATCTGTTCGTGACGGACTCTCATGGCTGGCCAAAGCACAGTTGCAAAATGGCGGCTACGGTGCCGGGAGTCACAATGCTCAACACGTTCGGGATCCACATGCGGTGCCGGCAGATCCGGCTACCACGGCTATGGTCGCAACCGCATTTTTACGAAGCGGTTCAACTTTGAGATCGGGGCCATACGCAACTAACCTAAAGGCAGCGATCAATTATCTTCTGGAAACCGTAGAGCGTGTTCCTTCATCCAGTCCTTATATTACGGATGTAAGAAATACCCAGATACAGTCTAAATTGGGACAAAATATAGATGCGGTGCTTACTGCACAATTTCTTGCCAATTTACTGGATCGAGATCTAAAGGGCGTGGATATAAAGCGGGTAGAACGTTGTTTGGACATCTGTATCTCTAAAATACAAAGCGGTACCGACTCCAATGGGAAACAAAAAGGTGCCGGATGGGCAGGAGTACTGCAAAGCGGATTGGCCAATAGTGCATTGGAAGCCGCGCAGGCAGTAGGAGCAGATGTCGATGAAGAGGTGATCGAGCGTTCCAGAAACTATCAAAAGGACAATTACGATGTAACAACCGGTGGTGTAAAAACTGAAGACGGGG is from Constantimarinum furrinae and encodes:
- a CDS encoding prenyltransferase/squalene oxidase repeat-containing protein — translated: MMKTKILFLLFPVLLLGVYFSVFNSEEHLAETKRLLNPIEGCVFMTVMGEQSSKDFNVYKTPDNMSLSVRDGLSWLAKAQLQNGGYGAGSHNAQHVRDPHAVPADPATTAMVATAFLRSGSTLRSGPYATNLKAAINYLLETVERVPSSSPYITDVRNTQIQSKLGQNIDAVLTAQFLANLLDRDLKGVDIKRVERCLDICISKIQSGTDSNGKQKGAGWAGVLQSGLANSALEAAQAVGADVDEEVIERSRNYQKDNYDVTTGGVKTEDGAGVMLYAVSGSVRASAKEARKAQETLDKAKKEGKLGNNENISVENLRKAGLSEEEAIAYNTSYNVYNAAKKTAQQEDVLNGFGNNGGEEFLSFLQTGESLVVNQDSDWKKWYNDMSGRILKIQNNDGSWNGHHCITSPVFCTATSVLLLTVENDIEYLNRVGE